AAGTGTTCAACAAACACAAGCCATTTTATTCCTAacaagtacatttaatattattgtaagacaTTGTTACATTATGCACATGTGGGCTTAAATataggaactttttttttgtttttactgcacataaaagttgaataaaaacTGTAGCTAATGAAATGTTTTACGAcaaacattttctaaaaataaataaataaatacaaatgtacggGGGACAAAGGATTtgtaagttaaatacaactgaattgtacttcgGCAGTGATGCTCTTGTATACCACTTGGAGGAGCTGCCATACTACTACTTGTGGTATGTGTACCACACTTTGCGAATCACTGGTCTAGGACTATCGTTCGTGGTCGTGAGGAAGATCAACATATTTGTCATTTGACCTGTTACTTCATTACCATCTtccaacttaaaaaaatacagcagcaCACTGCTCCCATGCTCACTGTAAAATTCTGTGCAACAGTAAACCTTGGTGTTGACCACATGAATGTGTTTAGACTCcagtgcaaaaaagaaaaagtgtacacGTCTtgacatgcacgcacacacaaaacctcACATGcctcaatgaaaatgtaaacacagttaTAAAAATGTAGTTCATTTGCCTACAACACACATATACTGAAGAGCTTCTAAATCCATCGGGAATCATTTTTGGGTCAGTTTTCAATCTATCATTCTGGTTCTACTTATGACCAGGAGTCAGAACCATTATGTGCTATGTGTGAAGACACAACAATTGACAGGCAGACATTGTCTTTCTGCCCTCCTCTCTGTTTTTGCAAGATCTTTAAGTCACTCCAGGTTTATAGGGTGTGAACCTGACTCACCAAAGAAGTATCAAATTCAACCACCCAAAGACCGCAGTTTACTGCAACATGAAACTCTCTGCCTTTAACTTTTGGTGCCCCTACTCCTGGACCCTTTGAATATCTAAATTGCACCcgcaaaaaaagtttgtttgaaCGTGACTTATTTTGTGGGCGTCTGTcaggaaaatgtttgttttgcgtTAGTCATGCACACAGAGAGGCGCACAAATGTTCACCTTCAGATAGATGGGCGGTGAGCGGCGTTTGTGTCTCCTTGCTGTACAAGACCAACTCTTTTGGTTGAAAATCAACTTGTGTGATCTTAGAGGCCCCCAGCTTCTGCATCCTCCGCCTGGTTCACAAAGAAAGGTGCTCTTTGAATTATAaggagaaaagcaaaacaacattCATTTAAACACTAGTTGTCACATTCAATTATATatctgccatttttttctctccaaacatactaaaacaaaattataaaaatgtgcttttctatggagtcattttttgttttgtttttagatagCATACCCAAGCTCAGAATCTGCTTGCAGCTGCAGCACAGAGGGGTCTGTGTCCCACTGCAGGGTCCTGACATAACCAACAGAGGGGGTAAAAGAGCATACGTGTCATCAACAAACTGACACAGCCcagtgtacagtatacagtggatataataaGTCTACACATTACACGTCACTGTCCAGATAAATGCCAGTGATGCGATATTAAAAAGAATTAGGCCGAGATAGATCGCTTTCAATGTGGCCTATAacatgtacaactcaactgaaaaaaaatctcatcttttCAAAAGCCgaagtacaaataaacaactgagatcatGTGGGTGCAgaagtgtacacaccctctgATGACTGGagttgtggctgtgttcagagttaaccaatcatattcaaactcatgttaaatagcAGTCAGCACATACCTGCCACCATCTCAAGTGTCTTTGAATAAACCCAAATTGAGTCTAGCTGTTCTAATAGGCTTCTCctttacatttttgtagtcaccgcttacagcacaagccatgatGCACAGAGAGCTTCCAgagcatcagagggatctcattgtttAAAGGCATGATTCAgaagaagggtacaaaagaatttaCAAGGCATTACTTGTCAGGGAAGCTGCTAAAAGGCCAACAGCAACAATAAaagagctgcaggaatttctgtcAAATACTGGCTGTTGAGCACGTGACAAAAACATCTTACATCTTGTTCAGATTTCTGGGCTAAGAAGTAAAGCAAAACATCCAAGCCCAGGTACgttttataaaaaaacacacttgaaatctcccaaacacagattgattttgtttggggggggggggggggcatagttCCAAAATGCATGCAAACACTGCATATCGCCAAAAGAACACCAAGCATAGAGTGAAATTGGGTGGTGGCaccatcatgctttggggctgtttttcttcagctggaacttgGGACTTAGCTTTAGTCGGAAATGATGAGCAGTTttaaatagcagtcagtgttaccaCAAAATCTTcgggcttctgctagaaagcaaacaTGGCaggaaagcctactagaacatctgaacgtTACAGTATTTGAGGTTAAcgagaggcactttaaatggtggctaGTGCGTGCTGACTTCAATtttacatgagtttgaatgtggtcggttaattctgaacacagacaCATCCCAGTTTTAAGATTATTATACATTATCATTATccaccacattatctcagttgtttattttcacctcccttctcaaaaagattttttattCCAAGAAACATGTTGCTGAGGTTAGCTGAAGACAAAGACTTTTggtgtgtattttgttttcctgtacaatattttctatattttctaTGAATTCTTCTAGCATtctagaaaatggttggatagatgagttgtacaggttatagatcacattaatggtggcgaacattttgaaatgatttatcttggtctcattttgatataaaaagaaaaatttgaatttcaacAGGGATGTGAAACTTTTTATAGGCACTGTGTTTTCAAGTCTATTGTCAAATTCAGCATATTAACATAACAAAATAGACATCCTTGATGTGCGTGAGTATGTTTGGCATACATGGTAAAGCACCTGCCATGCATGGCGATCATGTGAAAAAGCTGCAGAGGAGTCTTTTATGCAGAGGGAAATAAAAAGTTAAGAGTGTGATGGCAGGCTGGCACTGAGCTCTACCATTTGAGAAATGTAACACTTCCGATCAGACTTCCCATTTTGATGATACCTTTCAGGGCCCCTCAGTGCACCTATCAGACCTTCGGCTTGTGCCATTTCATTAATCTGCCAGAAAAGctgtttttacagtaactgCGATGACACAGATTGTCCATTTCTGATCAAGGCTCAAGGGATGGCGAGCTTTGCAAAATTGGAGGAAACTGCCTGCCTTGAGAAAGAAAGTCACCAGCAGAGTGCAAAGAATTGAAAGGGGAACTGACACTGCTGTGTTTTGATCCAATAAATCATGATGGCAACACAATAGGTGCCTCTTTGTTGAGAATGGGCTTCTCCTATGATTGTCAGGAGATTTGCTTACCTTGAGCTTTGTACCTCGGACTTGCTTTTTGAGAAACCTGACCTATGaggtgacacacacaaaaaacacacacagccacAAATGGAGATGCTCAAAATGACACACTATCGTCCAGGGTGGGGTTTTGGGAAGTCTTTCTTTCCATGCACTGGATCTAACTCAATCAATTTGACAAATTCATTTTGGAAATGCCAAATAATTTCTCAATATTAGAAACTTTATGATGTTTGACACCAATTCCACTCCTGGCGACACCGGTCTGACAAATAATAGCTAATGATGACTGGAGGCATCACTCACACATGATGAACCTCAACAGTTAGAATGTGCTTGATGATCACTTTTATACACTTCATTAGGTTCACCTGCACATGGATCATGTGGAGAGCCAATGCAAAACCATTACATttgacaatatgtttattattgtgcctagtttgcagtggtgcagAAGTGTGTTGCAACATACTGTTAAGTTTCTATGGCCCGCCACGCACTAAGCGACACGACCAAATGTTCTACgacgttttgtttgtttagttgtttgtctattctGAAGCTAACATAAATGAAAGTAAAGACCCGAAGTCCTTCCAGGTCACAGGTTCTTCCTTGTTTAATATATCATCAAACTGTACTTGATCATAGCCAATTTTAAAAGCATTACTCATGTAGAGTGCAGGATTTGTGCATGTGATGGTGATGTATTGCCCTCTTAAGTCCACCGCTaagttatgtactgtatgcatggACTTATTAAAGGCACAATGCAGTGCACAAGTATTTATTAGTGCAGAAGAAAAATCAATGTGTTCTGTGGTCATCAGAATACAGACAGCATGACATGTGACATCACATGCAAAACACCACGACCTCACCACATTACACTAATTCTTACCTAAATCTGTGATGCAATTAACACAACAaaacagagagaatatatgtcAAAGTAAAATATAACGAGGCAAAATGATTCCCAGTCTTGAGCCGCATGATGCTTTTAAATGGAAATCAAATATGGCGTAAATGATGATGGGCCCTAATTGTTAAATGAAGTGATGACTTTCTAATGTCGCACATGTGTCTTTCGCGGCTAAATTGTGCCATACCTGCCTGCTGGTCCGCCGTCAGCTGAATCCTGGCTCTCTGTTTCGCTGGGCGTGCTCATTGATTTGGACGGGGACAAAGGATTTGGcactataaaaaacaaaaaaaaaaaaaaaaaaaacgacacgtTCCACATTACAAGATACACATAGAAAAATGGACCAATTCAAAACAATAGGGCATCAATCTGTTGTACAGTGTTAGACCACAAGAGAACAGCATTTCTGAAAGCCGACTGGAAGTGAAAGATGCCCTTGGGAGTCCAACTAATCTATTAGAAATGAGCGCAGGAAGATGATACTCTTCTATGTACAGCCTTATCAGCCAGGTGTAATATTGTACGGACAAAATACTGACTCTTTACAGCACACTTTTATTGTTAAGTCTATTCAAGCGTGGAGGTATCGACCTAAAGGAGGCTCGGGTGAAATGCCGATACTCTGCAGCAGGGCCTCAGTCTCTCGGCGCTTGCGGTCCAAGTCTGAGTCCTCTGAGGTGGCTTCCGTCTTCTGTTGATTCTCTGCCTGCACAGGAGCGTCCAGAAATAGATTTAAGCATCCAGGTGTGTTGACTTCAACGCCGCGCAGTCTACTTACTTTTTTGGTTACCTCtttctttttcctctcctcttcttttctctttttctcctcCCGGATCTGGGCAAGGCGCTGCTTCTTGCGCTCCAGCTCTGCTTTTAAGTCACTTTTGTCTGACATGGTGCTCTACGGGGGGCTTTTGGAGATATGACACTTATTGAATTCATAACGTTGATCAGAATGAgatacttttctttttcaaaaacaacTAATTCAGTACAAAGGGATCAAATGAGATGGGTGGatagagtgagagagagagagagagcgagacaggTAAAGATAGGCATAATTACAGTGAGATTacatttgctttaaaaaaaaatgcttataatATCACTCcacatgcatttaaaaacaagtgaTTAAATGCTACTTACGATGAACAAAAAACAGGATTTGAATAGGATAACTAGTACTATAGAATACCATGCAACGCCAGCAGTAGGCAGGTTCAATTTGGTTCAGATGTTAACTGCCTTGTCTCTGGTTAGTAAATCTACACCTCGCAGCTCAAACCATCGGTCACTCCCATCCCGAACTGTCTGCAGGCATTTATATTGCAATGTGCACGATGGTGAAAACGTTCCCTTCATACCTTGTCCACTCGTGTTGACAATGACGTGTGAAGAGAAAAGATGCTGTCTCACTGCTCCGCCCGAAGGTTTCAACACATCCTTTatgtaaatgacatttaaacagAGGGCGTTCAAGTACGCCACCAAACCACTCTTGTGTAGCTTTCGGCGAGGCTTACAGATGGCAGCGACTGACGAGGCGCATTTCAGCTGGAGATGACTGTAATACGACGTGAGGCAGGTGGTCCATCAAGCGGAGGAACAAGGAGGAGGATGCTGAGAAAGAGGACGAAGAAATCCCACCTACAGACAAGAAGTGTCCCATTGTCATGGCTTTTGCTACACTGCCATCTTCTGGACTCCTGGAAAAGTAAATGACTGTGCTTTTGCATAAACACCGCCATCTTCTGGACACCCGGAGAACGGAATTGGCCAATTAATTTAAGTGAAAACCATAACTAGTGTATGTACTTGAAGCAGTCTGCCGGTGGGGGAAGCTGTGGTCGAGTTGTGTGCTGTCGCTCTCGCGTTGTTAGGAGTCCCACCTAGTTTCTAGGCCGGGcacgccccactgcaacatgattggctccagcaTCGCGGAGCGGACAGCCTACGCGGATGTAACGCGCTGACCACCCCACAAACATGTGTCACATTTGTAcgaaattaaaacaaagacgTTTGTTATGGTCAGGTTTAGGGCTAGGCTTGGGGCTTAAGGCGGTTTAATGTGGGTTAAGGTTAAAGTCCCATCTTTTCCCGTCTGGAAACAGTAGTGCGTACTGTACagggatacaacagccaatcatagtgcagcggcgcgtgtcctggagccactATTATTgaagcagggcgtgtcctgcctggaaaccgCGTGGCAATCCTCGTAACGCGTCGCTCCCGGGTCTACTACATTTCCCGGCTACACTCCGCCCCGCCCAAACCGAGAAAATATGGCGGCCATTGGTGCGGCTCAACGTCAATCTGTCGTCGTCTCCGCCCAacaacagtacagtacaaacgCATCATTTTTGGAAAGGTCAAAACATGCGAGGCGGACAGCCTGCTGTGGAAAAACGAATATTTTGCACCCATAACCTCCTGATACGCAACGTTGACCAAGAGACTTCTTCCGTTGTGTGTATGCTAGGCAAAAAGCTGGAGCGTGTTAAAGGGAGGAAGGAGACTTGTGCACGGACAGCGGGGCTCTTTTAAGGACAGCAACAATGAAGTTCGCTCAGTTTCTGATGAAAAATAGCTCAGTGGCCGGAATACCCAAGCAAGTGGAGAGGTTTTCCAAGTTCTCGCCGTCGCCTTTGTCGATGAAGCAGTTCATTGACTTCGGTAAGTGTTTCCAGGCAGTCTTATGTTGCAACCTCAAGGGCAGCTGTGTTTTCTGGCGACAGGCGCCGATGAAAATGTCTTTCGGTGTGACTTTCAGTGTTAATTCTGATTATTAGGCatgaatgatgatttttttattgcagtgtatacatttgtttttttaaataagtttttAAAAGAAGTTAGCGCATCTTGTTGCTTGATAAACAGTAGACGTTGCACAATTTTCAGTCAATGGTCCTTTGGAGGTGCTCCATCATCATATGACAGAAtttgctcagtttttttttttttgtttgtttgtttgtttttttgggggggggggtcacccaTGTGACTGCAGGCTCTGCCAATGCGTGTGAGAAGACTTCCTTTGTGTTCCTGAGGCAGGAGCTCCCTGTCAGGCTGGCTAACATCATGAAGGAAATTGATTTCCTCCCGGACAAGCTCCTCGGCACTCCTTCCCTGAAGCTCCTCACCAGTTGGTAGGACACATAAGATGTTGTCTCCTTTTATTCCAACTATTGCATCCAGAGTCCACAAACTACCATTTAGGCTAGGCAGCCAAATTCCCGATTCCCAGCTTCAAGGCCAAACGGACCCTCTTCAACCTGGTGGCGATAGACTTTTTAAGTTCCAAAACTGAAAGAAGTTCATGCCAGTCGGGACGCTTTATGACAGCACTTTAATTCCAGCACTCAGATATCGTAATGCTTTCATATGACTACTTAAAATATGCATAAAACACCTTCCTCCCTCACTTAATTGCAGTTGCATGCCACTTATGTGGTACAGGCCTCGTGATCTGTGCTGAATTAGAAAATAGTGACACGCCGTACGTTTCCCATAGCCTTGTTTCAACACTTCTCCTTTTGCCATAAACACGAAGAATGCAAGCTGCTCTGTACATTTAAGTTTTGTTGAGTTGACAGAGACGATAACCTTGAGACAGGCAAGTTTATACACATTCGGGACACACCCATATCAAGGTGCAATTGTCTTGGTATGGTCTAGGTAACAAACACTTAGGGAGCAGCCAAAATGATGTACATCCAGTCTATTACTTCCTTTTCCATATTTTAGCTTTTAGCTCAGCATCATTTTGTATGTCTTGCCCTCCCTATCCAGCACGCGGCCATTAATTGTATTGATTTCATAGAAGTTATGGTCCGTAGTTCCGCACCAGATTTGATGCAATGCCTTTGGTGAAtgtcatatactgtacgtgTTCTTTGAAGGTGAGCAGAATCAGAGATACGCGGGCTTAGCAAATAATTGCCTTAAAACTCTTTGATTAGTTCATGCTAATTCTGAGGATATCCTCCCAAAAAACTCAGTTGAATCATGTTGAATTACAGGTTAGCAACAGGTCGGAGGCACATTCAATTTttggagggagggggggaatTTATGGATTTTATGAAAATGCTCGTCACTAACATTCACCTTGTAACAATCTACCTACTTTCCCATTATGGCAAAATGCTTCAGTATTTGTTTtgctcctgttttgtttttcaattcatttcaaattttcTAAAATTCATGGTTCATAAAAGATCACAATCtaacctatccatccatctttgacctgattccagctgactttgggcgagaggtggcaTACACCCTCGACTGTTCATctgccaatcgcatggcacattaTGCCCACACATATGTATTCTCTTGTCTGTATGTAGAAAGGTATATGAATAGATATATTTGCGTGTGTATCAGTGTGCATACTTGACCACACAATCAAATAAAGTAAACACAgtttgaaaaagtgaaacatgtGCCCGGGGATTGGATGCCTTTCAAACATCTTATTGttctaacctaaccctaacaaaCTGCACTGGAAGGCTgtagccaagattcgaaccgtgaacctctgaactgtgaggcagacgtatgAGCTATGCGTAGTTATACGGTAGTTAGCGTAGCGTGATCATGGTCATGTTTCTAAATTAGTGCTTGCAATTTTGTATCGTGTCCTAGGAAGAAACAATAACACATGAAAAGCGAATCCTCCACGACAGAATTTGCCCGAGTCTGAGAGCTGTATTTTCGTCACAGTCAGTTACGTGTTTGTGCACGAGTCACGTGAAATAATTTCGACGATAAAAGGTCAGTCAGTACCCTTCCCCCGCCCCGTGCGGTACGTATGTATATTTCGCCCATGTGCCCTGCTGCACTGTGTGGCTTTTTCTTTGTGCTGCTGAAGAGCTCTGAGGTGCGCCGTACATACTGTCAGTCACATGTTGCTGTAAATAAGGCGTGTGACAAAGTCGAGTCTTGTGGTTTCGTTCATTTCATGAGCGTATGTTTCTAGCTCACCAGATGTTTCCAAGGCAGGAAATAAAGTGAGGGTCAGTTGATGGGCAAAGCCAACAGAGCCATTTTTTGCATTGTCAACTTTCACCTACTTTCTCGCCACTCGACTGTGTGACTCTGCAAGCTGCATTATGCAGTCTTCTTCATTGACTGGCCTGCATATACACTGTATAAGACTTTACACATCATTTACTAGAAATACTTAGAATGTAAtatcacaaatgtattttcagtGTTTTTACAGCTTTAACAGTATGAATCCATCTTtagtgttgtttatttttgcttcgCATAGGTATTCACAGAGTTTGTTGGAGCTTGTAGAGTTTTTAGAGAAAGATCCAGACGATAAGGACACCCTGACAAAGTAAGGCCTTTACACcggacacacgcacaaacatgcaaatagtccagtttgttgttattgaaaaGCTGCCACTGGTTAAGTgcagtaattatttttaaatgacactGTAAATGTTATATTACTGTGGCTCAGAATCAAATCTCACACTTTCCATGTTCACATGTTGTTCCTTTGCCAATAGTTAGTTTAAAGAAGGAGACTTACTGCATCGACCCACATAGCCGCGAACTCTAACTTCAACCCCATCAGAAAATGTccttattttgcattttgtaaCTTTTGGTTCCTTCGGCTGTGCACTTAACAAGTTAGGAAGTCTTACTCCTGTAGCCCCAAAGTATTTACAGAAAAGAGAAATGGGCACCGAACACAATACAACAGCACTTGCaattaaaaatatcaaaaaattaagaaacctttatcaaacaataaaaacaccagACTAGTCACGAGAAGATGAATTACAACAGGACCGTTGACTTACGAATTAATCGCCGACTAAGTGTAAACCATGTATAGTCTCGATGTATTCATCACAGATCAACGCATTATTACACTTTACACTGAATCTGTATTTAAGATGGCTgattaatttcaaaatgtagCTCACATGCTcctacagtactgtacatccaTCATGTCTTTGTCCTCAGCTTCACGCAAACGCTGATTAAAATCCGCAATCGGCACAACAACGTGGTGCCCACAATGGCTCAGGGTGTGCTGGAGTTCAAGGATGCCTTTGGCGTGGACCCCGTGACCAACCAGAACGTCCAGTACTTCCTGGACCGCTTCTACATGAGCCGCATCTCCACGCGCATGCTCATGAACCAGCACAGTCAGTATAGCACTTGGTGATTATCAGTGAGTGGATCCTCTCACACTTATGTTACATTCAGGTGCGATATTTGAGTATGGGTCGTACTCTCATGGCATTAAGACACTTGTACTGTATGATTAGGGATACCACAAAATAACTTTGTGTGTACGCGTGTTGATAACTGTTTTCTGCATTACGGTCTATAGCGTTAATCTTCGACGGCAGCGTGAACCCGGCACACCCCAAGCATATCGGCAGCATTGATCCCACCTGTGACGTTGTGGAGGTCGTAAAAGGTAATAAATGATGATTCTCAGttgtgttttacacacacacatgcattgaatgtgtcattgttttccaaaacatactgcTTGTGCACATTATTGTCTGaatttaatcacatttttataGTTGGTATAAAGGCTGGAGTGTCAAAACATGTTATCAGGAAATGTATGGCTTGGATTTACTGTATTGGGTTAACCAGTTCACTTACGACTGAAAGCATCATAAATGTACATGTTTATTCTCCTTACATTATACCACTATAATTTCCCTTTTCTCTCTTTGAAAAGTCATTGATGGTCATTCAGTGgcttgtttctttgtgtttttctttcatggAGATGCCTATGAAACATCAAAAATGTTGTGTGAGCAGTATTACCTGACCTCACCGGATATGGAAATCACACAAGTAAACTGTAAGTCTGAAAGAGCCATTTGTTCTGTACAATATTGAATTTGAATATTTGCCAATTAGGCACAGGTTTTAGGTAGGATCAAAATGGTTAACTTTCAAAAATCTTcttgttttttgcatttttaatttgtatttttatcatgAATGTTACACAGCCAAAAGCCCAGACCAGCCCCTCCACATTGTTTATGTGCCATCGCACCTTTACCATATGCTTTTCGAGCTCTTCAAGGTATAGTAAACGAAACAATGGCAAACcttcacgttttttttgtttttgttttttttttgccgtgtcTAAACGCCTTGCTAATCTTCTTTGTCAGAATGCAATGCGAGCAACAGTTGAAACTCATGAGACGAGCCCATCGTTGCCTGCCATCAAAGTGCGCGCCTCACTGGGCACTGAGGACCTGACCATCAAGGTAAATGAGTTCATGCAGCAGTTACCGCAGCAGAGGTGAACTCGTCATATATTTCTTTACAGACCGTCTGTATTCCCTCACTCTATTTGTAGATGTCTGACAGAGGAGGTGGAGTCCCTCTGAGGAAGATCGAGCGGCTCTTCAGCTATATGTACTCCACAGCTCCCAGTCCTGTACATATCGACAACTCTCGTAACGCCCCCCTGGTGAGACTTAAGTGAACCTTGCTTGTAAATTATCTTATTAAAGTATGCAAAGCACTCTGAAAGATTTTACTGGATTTACAGTAAATGGAACCATAACTACAAGACCATTTCTTTCAGGCCTTACCTTAGTATTTAACAGTTTGCTCACATTTgaactgggtttttttttttttttttttttttaaatacctccAATTTTCCTGACTTCCCCCACAGGCTGGTTTCGGCTACGGCCTCCCCATCTCCCGTCTCTATGCCAAGTATTTCCAAGGCGACCTGCAGCTCTACTCTATGGAGGGCTACGGAACCTCAGCTGTCATATACTTAAAGGTGACAACAGCGCCAACGATCATCTGTCCAAAATAACCATTCGCCGATCACGTACACAGCCTTGACTGGTGCCAAGGAATTATGTAACACAAGACACTTCACAGCTGATAATGGATGTGCCCTTTGTAAGCTATGTGTTCTCACGAGAGGCTAGTATGAAATTGTGTGAAGGGTTAGGCCTTATATTACGTTAATAACGCAGCAATATGAGTGTCAGTGTAGTATAAAActcacacgttccaaaaatggcAAATCCTAATAGCAGTTAAGTATtaacaaactgtgttaactaaTAGACACTACTGTGTTTTGCAACCCTGAATATGGGTGCCGCCAATGAAAGTGATTAGCGTGTACCCCACCACTTCCTCGAAGTCAGGACAAGAAAATGGTGGATAGACAAGGCATAgctttttgtacaaaattctTCTACATTTTGCTGAGCAggatgttttggggggggggttgtttgttttttgggagggggtgggggcagcTGTACGTTCGATCGTGTTGGCATGATATGTTCGGACCGCTTCACAGGCCCTGTCCTCGGAGTCGGTGGAGAGGCTCCCCGTGTTCAACAAGTCAGCCCTGC
This is a stretch of genomic DNA from Phycodurus eques isolate BA_2022a chromosome 20, UOR_Pequ_1.1, whole genome shotgun sequence. It encodes these proteins:
- the pdk4 gene encoding pyruvate dehydrogenase kinase, isozyme 4 isoform X1, whose protein sequence is MKFAQFLMKNSSVAGIPKQVERFSKFSPSPLSMKQFIDFGSANACEKTSFVFLRQELPVRLANIMKEIDFLPDKLLGTPSLKLLTSWYSQSLLELVEFLEKDPDDKDTLTNFTQTLIKIRNRHNNVVPTMAQGVLEFKDAFGVDPVTNQNVQYFLDRFYMSRISTRMLMNQHTLIFDGSVNPAHPKHIGSIDPTCDVVEVVKDAYETSKMLCEQYYLTSPDMEITQVNSKSPDQPLHIVYVPSHLYHMLFELFKNAMRATVETHETSPSLPAIKVRASLGTEDLTIKMSDRGGGVPLRKIERLFSYMYSTAPSPVHIDNSRNAPLAGFGYGLPISRLYAKYFQGDLQLYSMEGYGTSAVIYLKALSSESVERLPVFNKSALRHYQSSTEADDWCMPSKEPKKLGRSERTHS
- the pdk4 gene encoding pyruvate dehydrogenase kinase, isozyme 4 isoform X3, whose translation is MKFAQFLMKNSSVAGIPKQVERFSKFSPSPLSMKQFIDFGSANACEKTSFVFLRQELPVRLANIMKEIDFLPDKLLGTPSLKLLTSWYSQSLLELVEFLEKDPDDKDTLTNFTQTLIKIRNRHNNVVPTMAQGVLEFKDAFGVDPVTNQNVQYFLDRFYMSRISTRMLMNQHSQYSTCVNLRRQREPGTPQAYRQH
- the pdk4 gene encoding pyruvate dehydrogenase kinase, isozyme 4 isoform X4, whose protein sequence is MKFAQFLMKNSSVAGIPKQVERFSKFSPSPLSMKQFIDFGSANACEKTSFVFLRQELPVRLANIMKEIDFLPDKLLGTPSLKLLTSWYSQSLLELVEFLEKDPDDKDTLTNFTQTLIKIRNRHNNVVPTMAQGVLEFKDAFGVDPVTNQNVQYFLDRFYMSRISTRMLMNQHSQYSTW
- the pdk4 gene encoding pyruvate dehydrogenase kinase, isozyme 4 isoform X2 — translated: MKEIDFLPDKLLGTPSLKLLTSWYSQSLLELVEFLEKDPDDKDTLTNFTQTLIKIRNRHNNVVPTMAQGVLEFKDAFGVDPVTNQNVQYFLDRFYMSRISTRMLMNQHTLIFDGSVNPAHPKHIGSIDPTCDVVEVVKDAYETSKMLCEQYYLTSPDMEITQVNSKSPDQPLHIVYVPSHLYHMLFELFKNAMRATVETHETSPSLPAIKVRASLGTEDLTIKMSDRGGGVPLRKIERLFSYMYSTAPSPVHIDNSRNAPLAGFGYGLPISRLYAKYFQGDLQLYSMEGYGTSAVIYLKALSSESVERLPVFNKSALRHYQSSTEADDWCMPSKEPKKLGRSERTHS